In Scyliorhinus torazame isolate Kashiwa2021f chromosome 19, sScyTor2.1, whole genome shotgun sequence, a single genomic region encodes these proteins:
- the mdm1 gene encoding nuclear protein MDM1 isoform X1: protein MTPPQFKGLSEYKRNFKWNDSKRSRSCSPLSKQKVPWAGLPSEQLGNTREPNFISKKRVLFHAPQVSQSFHWDWNSDSGSKSHEPIPKVSELVKSQSSAFNKRVTEKAPDNQEEPKTPNAPRKPKVARSQSADCHLHSAFEPSLAEDKQLTTDAQKEKEDNTCYRKEGADKAVRNGVSYSLQKKAGLNPVPRKSLGRSSEYQRQFAWKSQWDNSPLLAAEQIIHTRNKHVPSFKLGKMLRETEYSSQFKGMQQPKGPRLRKNFEALAFEQEDRSPLKSTGSTSKDQRGDAEEQLFQDQQLLNQQNLHQSVSSRKGLRNVKSEYKTNFRPPCQYDYKRRTFRSEGGTESNLNSYWYAEVKELREKAEAYKRRALGTHFSRDHLIQILSEQNRLWEASSTSDTEESVSDNVEALDLARAKETPNICTERREMYSGEAQNATSPQKATAKYNDARENAVPHVPTLPVSRRLAWTDEEEKPCRTELPEGDQDQNYETQKEVEVEGNVEAVVEREPAPVNIQDAATIKSESNEQFELGSDAGGRVPTPTLKTTGGTQRTHHDLTTPAVGGAVLISPCKVRSPSPHRRRTQPPLGKPYSPYKYLSESPSKMLRKTESLRQSPAAGVKTSDPIPLREEYGPANFNNPSPEKTEPSILASMKSHPFFNPKSSSVIASPSWSCPHRIQGTLRHPEFQHNGNIGGLRTSLLRTQSTDLAAADNEDDRMSQISARSAASSSLASQVLERAQKRRDHFWGKNP, encoded by the exons ATGACCCCCCCACAGTTTAAG GGTTTAAGTGAATACAAACGAAACTTCAAATGGAACGACTCCAAGAGATCACGCTCTTGTAGTCCTCTTTCTAAGCAAAAAGTACCATGGGCAGGTCTGCCTTCAGAGCAGTTGG GGAATACTAGGGAACCAAATTTCATCTCGAAGAAACGAGTTTTATTTCATGCACCTCAAGTTTCGCAGTCATTTCACTGGGACTGGAACAGTGATTCTGGAAGCAAATCTCATGAACCAATACCCAAAGTATCTGAACTTGTGAAATCACAGTCTTCTGCTTTCAATAAAAGAGTAACTGAGAAGGCTCCAGATAATCAGGAAGAACCCAAAACTCCTAATGCTCCCCGAAAGCCTAAAGTTGCCAGATCACAGTCTGCGGACTGCCATTTGCACTCTGCGTTCGAACCATCACTGGCTGAAGACAAGCAATTGACTACAGATGCTCAGAAAGAAAAGGAAGACAACACCTGTTATAGAAAAGAGGGTGCAGATAAGGCAGTTAGAAATGGT GTTAGCTATTCACTTCAGAAAAAAGCAGGATTGAATCCTGTACCACGGAAGAGTTTAGGGAGAAGCTCGGAGTACCAGAGACAATTCGCTTGGAAAAGTCAGTGGGATAATTCTCCATTACTGGCTGCAGAACAG ATTATTCACACCAGAAATAAGCATGTTCCCTCATTTAAATTGGGGAAGATGCTCCGTGAAACAGAATATTCAAGTCAATTCAAAGGTATGCAGCAACCTAAAGGACCACGCCTCCGTAAAAACTTTGAAGCTTTAGCGTTTGAACAAGAGGATCGTTCCCCACTAAAG TCAACAGGGTCGACCTCAAAGGACCAGCGAGGGGATGCAGAGGAACAACTATTTCAAGACCAGCAGCTTCTCAACCAACAGAATCTGCATCAGTCTGTATCTTCACGCAAAGGGCTCAG AAATGTTAAGTCTGAGTACAAGACTAACTTTCGGCCTCCTTGTCAGTATGACTATAAAAGGAGAACATTCCGATCTGAAGGG GGTACTGAAAGTAACCTAAATTCTTATTGGTATGCTGAG GTGAAAGAACTTCGAGAGAAAGCTGAAGCATATAAGAGGAGAGCACTGGGCACACACTTCTCCCGGGATCATCTCATCCAAATTCTGTCTGAACAAAATCGGTTGTGGGAGGCGTCCTCGACATCGGATACTGAAGAATCAGTTAGTGACAACGTTGAAGCCCTGGATCTTGCAAG GGCAAAAGAAACGCCAAATATTTGCACAGAAAGACGAGAGATGTACTCTGGCGAAGCACAGAATGCTACATCACCACAAAAGGCCACGGCAAAATACAATGATGCAAGAGAGAATGCTGTGCCACATGTTCCCACTCTTCCAGTCAGCAGGAGATTGGCATGGACAGATGAGGAAGAGAAGCCATGCAGAACAGAACTACCAGAAGGCGACCAGGACCAGAATTATGAAACTCAGAAGGAGGTAGAAGTTGAAGGAAACGTGGAAGCAGTTGTTGAAAG AGAACCAGCCCCTGTAAACATACAAGATGCAGCAACCATTAAGTCAGAATCAAATGAACAGTTTGAGCTTGGTTCTGATGCAGGTGGGCGAGTGCCTACCCCAACACTGAAGACAACTGGTGGAACCCAGAGAACACACCATGATCTGACCACACCAGCTGTCG GGGGTGCTGTGTTAATTTCTCCTTGTAAAGTCAGATCACCATCACCTCATCGCAGAAGAACCCAGCCTCCATTGGGGAAACCGTATTCGCCCTATAAATATTTATCAGAATCACCAAGCAAAATGCTGAGAAAG ACTGAATCACTCCGACAATCCCCAGCAGCAGGTGTTAAGACTTCCGATCCAATTCCTTTGAGAGAAGAATATGGGCCTGCAAATTTCAATAACCCATCTCCTGAAAAGACTGAACCTTCTATTCTAGCATCAATGAAATCTCATCCCTTTTTTAATCCCAAATCATCTTCAGTCATTGCTTCGCCATCTTGGAGCTGCCCTCATCGGATACAAGGAACCCTTCGACATCCGGAGTTCCAACACAATG
- the mdm1 gene encoding nuclear protein MDM1 isoform X2 encodes MTPPQFKGLSEYKRNFKWNDSKRSRSCSPLSKQKVPWAGLPSEQLGNTREPNFISKKRVLFHAPQVSQSFHWDWNSDSGSKSHEPIPKVSELVKSQSSAFNKRVTEKAPDNQEEPKTPNAPRKPKVARSQSADCHLHSAFEPSLAEDKQLTTDAQKEKEDNTCYRKEGADKAVRNGVSYSLQKKAGLNPVPRKSLGRSSEYQRQFAWKSQWDNSPLLAAEQIIHTRNKHVPSFKLGKMLRETEYSSQFKGMQQPKGPRLRKNFEALAFEQEDRSPLKSTGSTSKDQRGDAEEQLFQDQQLLNQQNLHQSVSSRKGLRNVKSEYKTNFRPPCQYDYKRRTFRSEGVKELREKAEAYKRRALGTHFSRDHLIQILSEQNRLWEASSTSDTEESVSDNVEALDLARAKETPNICTERREMYSGEAQNATSPQKATAKYNDARENAVPHVPTLPVSRRLAWTDEEEKPCRTELPEGDQDQNYETQKEVEVEGNVEAVVEREPAPVNIQDAATIKSESNEQFELGSDAGGRVPTPTLKTTGGTQRTHHDLTTPAVGGAVLISPCKVRSPSPHRRRTQPPLGKPYSPYKYLSESPSKMLRKTESLRQSPAAGVKTSDPIPLREEYGPANFNNPSPEKTEPSILASMKSHPFFNPKSSSVIASPSWSCPHRIQGTLRHPEFQHNGNIGGLRTSLLRTQSTDLAAADNEDDRMSQISARSAASSSLASQVLERAQKRRDHFWGKNP; translated from the exons ATGACCCCCCCACAGTTTAAG GGTTTAAGTGAATACAAACGAAACTTCAAATGGAACGACTCCAAGAGATCACGCTCTTGTAGTCCTCTTTCTAAGCAAAAAGTACCATGGGCAGGTCTGCCTTCAGAGCAGTTGG GGAATACTAGGGAACCAAATTTCATCTCGAAGAAACGAGTTTTATTTCATGCACCTCAAGTTTCGCAGTCATTTCACTGGGACTGGAACAGTGATTCTGGAAGCAAATCTCATGAACCAATACCCAAAGTATCTGAACTTGTGAAATCACAGTCTTCTGCTTTCAATAAAAGAGTAACTGAGAAGGCTCCAGATAATCAGGAAGAACCCAAAACTCCTAATGCTCCCCGAAAGCCTAAAGTTGCCAGATCACAGTCTGCGGACTGCCATTTGCACTCTGCGTTCGAACCATCACTGGCTGAAGACAAGCAATTGACTACAGATGCTCAGAAAGAAAAGGAAGACAACACCTGTTATAGAAAAGAGGGTGCAGATAAGGCAGTTAGAAATGGT GTTAGCTATTCACTTCAGAAAAAAGCAGGATTGAATCCTGTACCACGGAAGAGTTTAGGGAGAAGCTCGGAGTACCAGAGACAATTCGCTTGGAAAAGTCAGTGGGATAATTCTCCATTACTGGCTGCAGAACAG ATTATTCACACCAGAAATAAGCATGTTCCCTCATTTAAATTGGGGAAGATGCTCCGTGAAACAGAATATTCAAGTCAATTCAAAGGTATGCAGCAACCTAAAGGACCACGCCTCCGTAAAAACTTTGAAGCTTTAGCGTTTGAACAAGAGGATCGTTCCCCACTAAAG TCAACAGGGTCGACCTCAAAGGACCAGCGAGGGGATGCAGAGGAACAACTATTTCAAGACCAGCAGCTTCTCAACCAACAGAATCTGCATCAGTCTGTATCTTCACGCAAAGGGCTCAG AAATGTTAAGTCTGAGTACAAGACTAACTTTCGGCCTCCTTGTCAGTATGACTATAAAAGGAGAACATTCCGATCTGAAGGG GTGAAAGAACTTCGAGAGAAAGCTGAAGCATATAAGAGGAGAGCACTGGGCACACACTTCTCCCGGGATCATCTCATCCAAATTCTGTCTGAACAAAATCGGTTGTGGGAGGCGTCCTCGACATCGGATACTGAAGAATCAGTTAGTGACAACGTTGAAGCCCTGGATCTTGCAAG GGCAAAAGAAACGCCAAATATTTGCACAGAAAGACGAGAGATGTACTCTGGCGAAGCACAGAATGCTACATCACCACAAAAGGCCACGGCAAAATACAATGATGCAAGAGAGAATGCTGTGCCACATGTTCCCACTCTTCCAGTCAGCAGGAGATTGGCATGGACAGATGAGGAAGAGAAGCCATGCAGAACAGAACTACCAGAAGGCGACCAGGACCAGAATTATGAAACTCAGAAGGAGGTAGAAGTTGAAGGAAACGTGGAAGCAGTTGTTGAAAG AGAACCAGCCCCTGTAAACATACAAGATGCAGCAACCATTAAGTCAGAATCAAATGAACAGTTTGAGCTTGGTTCTGATGCAGGTGGGCGAGTGCCTACCCCAACACTGAAGACAACTGGTGGAACCCAGAGAACACACCATGATCTGACCACACCAGCTGTCG GGGGTGCTGTGTTAATTTCTCCTTGTAAAGTCAGATCACCATCACCTCATCGCAGAAGAACCCAGCCTCCATTGGGGAAACCGTATTCGCCCTATAAATATTTATCAGAATCACCAAGCAAAATGCTGAGAAAG ACTGAATCACTCCGACAATCCCCAGCAGCAGGTGTTAAGACTTCCGATCCAATTCCTTTGAGAGAAGAATATGGGCCTGCAAATTTCAATAACCCATCTCCTGAAAAGACTGAACCTTCTATTCTAGCATCAATGAAATCTCATCCCTTTTTTAATCCCAAATCATCTTCAGTCATTGCTTCGCCATCTTGGAGCTGCCCTCATCGGATACAAGGAACCCTTCGACATCCGGAGTTCCAACACAATG